AGGTTGATGTCTGTGTTTGACCATGTAAGAATGCCTAGAATATTATCTTTCCCATTGCCTGTAAACGAAGCCTTTCTCCTCTTGAGACCCCAAATATGATAATTATAACCCACCATTTGTCTTGGCCCATTCACATTTAGGGTGAAGAGATTATGTCCCAGAACTCCGAGGAAAGTGAGGATGATACAGCATCCCAGGTCTCCAAGAGCAAAGCAACAGAGGTATCTTTGCATAAGGCCCCAGAGTGTGCAGTGGCTTGTTGCATTTTGTTACTTATTCTGAGTCAGTAGAAAGTATAGAACTTTTActgctaattttttatttaagtttacttatttattttagctatCTCTACACTGTACCTGGGACTTGAACTGAGATCAAAAGTTACCTGtccttccaactgagccagccaggcacccctccctgctTATGTTTATAATCAAAGACTTCTGTGCCCATCTCCATTCTCTCCAGAAAAACTTCTGTTTTTATATGAATTCTTTGGGGGCCAGAAGAGTATCTCAAGTTGTGACATATGTAACAGagttaaaaattccctttcattATTCATATGAAATTCatatctgaaataattttagaggGGAGAAAAGGTCGAGTGTTCTGTGTTCTCTGAGTGCTGAGAATaagttaaaacatttaaatatgtggtttgaatatataaaatagaaatataaatgcatTTGGTGAAAGCACAGAATCAAAAGCTGCATTCACTGGGGACTATAGTAAGGGTaagggtcctttttcttttctgggcCACTTTCAAGACTTTGAATAAAGTTGTAGGAAAATgtattatgtttataaaattctctttaaattcaCATAGGTTTTGGACACCAAGAAGCTCAGATTTAAGAACCCCTGCTCTCTATAATGCAATTTGAGGCTAATGCAGAAAGATCATTTAGcatgaaaaatacttttattgtTTGTATAGTATACCTCTACCTTGttctcattaaaaatttttgaagcAGACAGAACCCTATTAGTTTGGTAAACCTCCCAGGTTAGAGTTGCAAACCAAAGGATTTTATGCTGAATTCCTTATTGAGATATACCAGAATTCTTAATTTAGTGAACATTTCATTCTGTATTGAGTGGAAGACAATGgcttatttaaaaatcatgtgaATTTGGTTCAGTTGCAGAATGTCATAGGTCAGTATCACAGTGACCTCCCTCCATGGTCATGATACAAGAAGAATGGGCGCGtttccttttttagaaaaaatgagTGGCTTAACAGCTATCATTGGTTTTAACAATGATACAGTACAGTTATAAATCCTGTGGGAGCAGTATTGTAATTTATGGGGACACCTAGATGACCTAAAATATCTAATTATCCTTTACCCCTTAGGATGGTGAAGAAGATGAAGTGAGTGATGGAGAAAAGGAGCAAGATAGTGAGGAGAGTGATGATGACTCCGATTAGACCACAGAGAGATGGATGCCCCTTCTCCATCTCTGCTAGACTCTTCCCATTTTGTGTTCAGGGTTTGAAATCTGCTGTCTCTCTTCCTTACTGGAAGCATCCTGTTCTGTCATTGCAAGAGTGGGCTTTACTGAATCACCTTAATTGTGAATTTCATAGGTCATCTAACATCATCAGAGACCCTGGCTCAGGATTCCACTGTAGCATTACTTACCAGTCTGGGCAAATGTGGTGGTGCTTTGCTGTGGAATACTCACGATTCTGGGCTTTGGGAGCTAGTTTTGAAACTTAGAATTTAGGATTGTACCAGTTTTACaaataaattctgttttaagTTCTGCCTCAACTTACCTCATTCCTCTTTCTGAATTTTCATCAATCAGGAATTACATGGAATTCAGTTAGGATTTGTGCAGAGAAGTAATGGGAACTGGTGCCAACACATCAGTTCTACCAATTAAAATCATGTTTCCTTTTCTAAAGATCATCTTTATTTGAGATAAGATCTTTGTGATATTTTTGGAGGAATGACAAATTTCTGATCAATGCCCAAAGAAAGTCAAAAAGGATAATTCtggctgctttttaaaatttttttggtcaTGTAGATGTAAGATAAAAAGGGAAAAGTCACCATCAAACTTGTGTTGActttgtatatatgtttatttccACATTATTCTGAGTTACACCTATAGATTTGTTAGAACAGTGCTAAAATGGGGAGCTCTCTTGTGTTCTGCCAGAAAGCCCAGTTTCATGGCTGCTTCCAAGTTCTTTCTTACCAGGCTATACATATTCTTTAATATTTGCTAATATTACTATTCACTTTTGTACTCCAATGGTATTAGGATGtggttggtttgggttttttgttgttgatttggTGGGGGagatcatttgctttttttttttaatccttgacCCATCTGTATATTTTTGACCCCTTCATCCTCGTGTACAGGGAAAGCCATAATCTCCTTCCTTGACACCCTTTGTTTCCCCATCTCATTGTGGTCTTCGATGTTTAAGTGACTTCACACTAGGCTCATTGGTTTATATGGTTTAATGGTTCTTTCTCACATGTACATGTCAACACTAGTTTGACTCTCTTTTAAATGTTGTTCAGCTTTACAATGGAAATGTTCTCCTTTGCTCTGTCACTGGCCTttgggcagggagtgggggtgtGTGGCATAGGAGTTCCTGAATTGTCACTGCTTGACAGAAAAGCAAGATGGCTCGGGTGATGTCAGTTTCCTTTACGTGGACAGGTTTCTGTAAGCTGCAGGCACATGGCATAGGACGTGATATGAGGAACAGGAATCAGATGGGAACCCTTTACTTGGAGTGTTGCAAGGCAAAGGTGCACTTCTTGTATGTTGCATACAATAAGAGGATAGAGCGCAGCATCTGTTTGCACATGGTCACTGTCATCTGAATCTGAGGTTCCTTAAGTCCAGTGGGCCACTGGTTCTCCCGGCTGATGATTTTGCAAAAGGCTGATTTGTCTGAAACTCTGAAGGTCCCAGTCCATTTTGGTGGCTGAGCTGTGATGACCCTGCCGAACACGGAATCCACTCCACTGAGACGGACAGGCTGGGGCTTCCTGACCAGCCCTTTCTTGTTGTTCATGGTTCGGAGCTCTGATGTGTGGCAGGGTAACTTGGGACTCACCCCAGTCTCCAGAAATGGGCTGTCTAGGACTAGAGTGACCTCTTGAAAGCACAACTGCACTTCAAGGTCAGAAGGCGTATGTGGGAAGCAGGGGGAAGCCCTAAAAGGATGCTTTGAAGAAGGTGTAGGTGTTGTGTGCCGCAGCCATTGGAAGCTCTCGTCCAGTGCGGTCCATGGTGACCAGAGCTGGTATCCTGCCATTGACAGTCCTAAAGAAGAGGAATCAGAACATGGAATTTCCCTAGCATGGTTTTGGTGAGGGCACAGCCATTTAAATTCACATTTGTTTCATTATTGACTTTAACTTACTTTGTAGTTCTCATTAAGATAAAAAGGGAAAAGTCACCATCAAACTTGTGTTGActttgtatatatgtttatttccACATTATTCTGAGTTACACCTATAGATTTGTTAGAACAGTGCTAAAATGGGGAGCTCTCTTGTGTTCTGCCAGAAAGCCCAGTTTCATGGCTGCTTCCAAGTTCCAATAGATGTTCAGGGTACTAGTAATTCTATAAAGGGCATTAGTGGTTGGTAACAAGTATTGAATCTGGCAACTGCTATGTGTACTGAAACTTTATTGAATCTAATCACAAGCCTCTGAAGGTAGGTTttaacccattttacaggtgagtaaATGGATTTGTCTCAAGTGGAATATCCCAGTTCACTAATAGGACATATGCTGTGTTGATAACTGCTAGAGACAGACTCTACACCTCTGAGGTGGCAGAGGCTGCTGGCACTTATGATGAGACATTATTTGTGGCTAGAAACTCAGAAAAGCCATGTCTTGCCAAATATTTGTGACTCTAATTCCCGGTACTTTATTtataccagtggttctcaaaatgcgATCCTGGCGTCATCTGGAAATGTAGAAATGCATGTTCTTGCGCCCTACCTCTGacctacagaatcagaaactGGGGGTAGGGCTTGCAATCTGCATTTAAACAAACcctccaggggattctgatgCACTCACAGTTTGAGAACTTATGCCATTCCTTTTAAGGAACTTGGGTTTTCATTATTAATTATGGAGACAGTCTCCTCTTGGCCCTAAAAACCCGTTTTCTGACACAGGGGGAACAGCTCTCTCAGGGCCCTGAACTACTTATGTACTACCTCAGAGGAATTACACCAGACTAGTAGGAAGAAAAGTTTCCAAAGGAcggtcttaaaaattttttaagattttcctaaTTCTCCTAGgtgtgttttgtcttgtttttttggtttgttatgGGAGACCTAGTGGTTAAGATCTTGGTTCTCACCCCCtttgaagaaaaagcaaaaggctGGGAAAATGTTTCtaactaaaaatttatttaagtagAATTTGGATTTTCCATCATTCTACTTTTAAATTGCCAGTAGATAAAAGGTTTTACTGAATTCAGAAGAAGCTAACATTTTTTTGAGCACCTACCTATTATGTTAAGGGGCATAGCAGTTCCCTTTTCTTTCCAGCCAAGTATatttctctgccccttctctcttctcccacaAAAGGTAACAGCAGCAGATCTGATCCCATCCCGTCCAGTAATTGCCCAGGAAATGCTGTGAAAAGTTGACTCCTCCACCACAGTAAAACAGTAAAGttcattttacaaaaaaagaGTTGATGACATTTCAAACCAGAAGACTTGTCCCTGGCAGTGGTTAGTATAAAGgagatttattgttttctttcaacTGTTATGTCTCTCCTTATCTCTACCCTCCTTCACTTACTGTATTCAAATATCTGGACTGCTTTAGGATGAGAAACTGACACTGAGGGGATGGTTATCTATTACAAGCAGACTATGAAAGTCTTCTGATGCTTGATTATCATCACCCTGAGAATACATCCAAGACCAGGGCTCCTCTGGTACAGCACCTCGGCAAGGTGGCATGTGAAGGGTGTTAATTCCTCAGTATATGACCAAAAAGATTATTTAATCCCAGGATCCTTTTCCTGACTGCCCTCCTAAGAGCAAATAGGGCCAGAGGTAAAAGGCTTTCTATCAGAGGTCCCGCCTTAACTACTGGACAGAACCAACCTGGGGATGAGAGAGGGCTTCTGACCCCAGACCTTTAAGCCACTTACACCTAAAATTTAAATCAAGACGATTCACCCTTCCTCTCCCACTAGAAATCACTGGAAATCACCGGAAATCACTGTCCTCTACTCCAAGAGGGTTTGAACCTTGGAAGTCTTCAGGCTGCTTTAATAGTTCCCAAATAGGGAACACCGTCTACTCCTGGCCAAAAAGTCTTCCCTTTCATACGGTCCTCCCGTTCCAAGAAACCGAGTCCCTTGAATTCCCCACCTGGGAAAGGGGACGTAAGCGTCCAAATGCAGCTGAGGTCCTCGTGAATTGTGAACTGCGATCCTGATCCAGAGAGGCTGGAGCTGCCCGGAGTGGGGAGGATCCCCCTCCCAGCCGGAAGAAGGGGCTTGTCCCCTGGGGGTCCCTAACCGGGGGTGGGGGCCCGACGGCTCTGGCCGAGGCGGAGGTGGCGGTGGGAGCCCGGGCCCGGTCCCACCATCCGGGCCAGGGGCTCACCTGCTGAACTCCGCGGGCCGAACGCTCCAGAGTGGCCAGGCAGCTGTTTCCCGGCCGCATCTTTTCTCCACCCGGCGCCTGGCAACCGCCTTTGTGACCCAGGTCCGCGCGGGGAGCCCGGGCCGCCGCGGGGGTGGGGGCTCGATGCTCCCCGCTGACAGGCTTCAGGGCCggattccccacccccacctccttggAACGCCGGGTCCAGGCCTACACCTTCAGACGTGCGGATTGGaatcccttcctcttcttttcgcggcttcctccctaCCCCGCTACACCTGTGTGCTTTTGAGCTTGTCCCGGCGGCTGGGCACGCCCACTTCAAAGGGTGTGGTCAGGGACCTACTTGAAAGTCCCCGGACTTTTAGTTAGTCTTGACTCTAAACAATGCTCAGGGGATTATTCAGGCTCAAAGCTTTCGTTGCTGAATTGGAATGATCCCAGCGCTAGGAGACAATTTATAAATGCTCGCTTCTCAAGGGCAAGAAGAAAAGCACATGTCTTCCCTTGGCTAACTGACCAAAAATCTTTTTCTGCCTCCTATTAAACCTCAAAAAAAACAATGCCATCCTCTTCTCACAAAGCTGAAAACCTGACCATTTCACCATAGTGAGTGGTTTGAGAACTTCGTAAGCGTCATTGCAAACAATTTCCTTGGAAGGCTGAGGGAGGAGTCTACCCAACTGACTCATATGTCCCCTGTGCCTGGCTATCCCACAGTCTGGCAGTGTGAAGTATTTGTGGCAAGGATTAACTAATGGCCTCACCTGCCCTTACCTTACCAGAAATTGCCCTGGCACTTTGCCAGCTGTAGAGCACAGCACAAATCAGAGCTGTCACCTTTTGTCTGGCTCCTTGGGAGAAGCTGAACAGAAGATTTTGGGGCCACGGGGGTGGAGTCAGGCTAAAGATCCCGATTTGGAAGAACAGATGGTCTTGAGGCACTTGAGAATTGTCAGAtgctgtgcgtgtgtgtgtgtgtgtgtgtgtgtgtgtgtgtgtgtgtggtgttgcACCCtatggaaggagaaggagagaatttgGAAGCGAAGTCAGAAAATGGAAAGGGGCAGAGTGATGAGTCTTGGAAGATGCTGAAATGATTTGAATTGCAAAACTTTGTTTTCcagtgagtttatttttattttcatctcgAGTAAAAGAGACACTGTtactttaaaagcaaacaaacaatttttattgcacagttgtgtttttttttttaaatcaaagtccCAAAAGCAAAATTGTTTGGATTAATTTAAAAGTGGTTGGATAGAGAGGGCTTAGTGCTGCTATGACAATCTGTACCACAGTCCTCTGTGCCGTCTGCCAGCTTTAAGGGATCTATTTTTGGAGATACCATTTGCTATTACCTCTGGCTCTGATACTCCAGTTCCATGGCTACCACACAGATATGGAAAACCAGAATCTCCCATACTACCTGTTACTGATGACCTACAACATCAACTTTGTCTGTATCATGCAGTGCTCAACATTCTGTGTGCACTTTCCACAGGGATTGCTATGACAGTAGCCATGTTTGCTCTGCCAAAAGATGATTCAGTTCTTTCAAAGCAGCTAGCAACATTGTCATGGTGCACATGCTATATCCTTAGCTGCATAAATGATGGTCCAAGTGCACATGATTGCAAAAAAGATTCACATGACCATTCTTAATGCAATTGACACATTTCTTCAAGAATTTGGTCCCACACTGATTATTACATGGGAGCCATTGACAAGATTCCCCAAGTTCTGTGAAGCACATGGTAGATCTAAAGTCAGGGATCTCGTTTTCTTATGCTGAAGCAATCTGCCACCCAGAAGCACTCTTTGTTTCACAGCAACATTCCCAGTGATGGGCTTGCTTCTGTACCCATCATAAACAATTTCTGCAGCGAAGAACTACCATGCTGGCAAACCCATACTGAAGGTCTGCCTGATAGCAAGCTCCCTGAAGCATGTAGGAGATAGTGCCAGAAGTCTTCATTCTGGGACAGCTCCATATCCTTGAGTTGTTTGGAATTGCAGAGGAGATCCTAGAACAGAAATATAAGAAGTCCAGCAAAAGGAGAAGAGCTGAGCCTGACTTAGAGAAGGCCATtaatcataaaaaaacaaaatgttagggcgcctgggtggctcagtgggttgagcctctgcctttggctcagatcatgatctcagggtcctgggatcgagccccgcattgggctctctgctcagcagggagcctgcttcccccccccctctctctgcctgcttctctgcctacttgtgatctctgtcaaataaaatcttttaaaaaatctttaaaacacaaacaacccccccaaaatgTTGGGGCAACTgagtagctcaatcagttaagcagctgcttttggctgagatcatgatcccagggtcctgagatggagccccacatcaggctctctgctcagcagcgagtcggcttctccctctctgtgatctctatggctttaaaaaaaaagaaaagaaaaaaatgttggatAGATATGTGTACTTAATTTTCTGCTTtctgcataaaaataaaatgtaaactgaTCATGAGTGTCTGCTTTGTGAAGAGTCCGGCACTGTGCTTAGTGTTTTATCTATTCTTTCTTACAGAATTCCCCCAACAATCCTAGTCTATCTATGTTGTAATACCCTGTAttacacatgaagaaaaaaagcTCAGAGGGGTGAAGTGACTCCTCTCTGGTAGGTTTGTGATTTGAAACTCAGATGCCCtgcttttaaaggaaaagatttaTCCAACTTCTCTGTGACGTGTGAGCAAGATACTACAACAGCACCACTTAGGAAGCAGGGGCTTGAATGGCAGTTAGTCCTATGGATACCTGGGGCTTGATATACAGGgttgatatttattattttagtgaCTATTTCTATCAATACGTAGGAGAGTTCAGAGGCCTTAATCTGTTTTCAGATTTGTATGGTGAAAAGATATGGGAGTCTGGAATCAACTGGTAAATGTCCATCATTTAattgactgtgtgaccttgaacttcagttttctcatctgtaaaatgaaaagcaTCTTCCTGATTTCCTTTCCACAGTGTTTGTGAAGGTACGGTGCTTTCTTTATTGCTTGTAAAATCTCTGACCTGAGTAAAAGACTTAGTAAAGATTTCTTCCCAGCCACTGCTAGAACCTAtctgttgaacatttttttttttaatgacaggcATGTATTGCACCAAGCAGATTGAAAAAATTcccttaaacaaaaacaaaatgtccatAATTCCACTACCTTAACAAACCAGACATTGGCATCTTTCATATATCCTTGTCCTCAAGCAGACATAATTTTCATATAGTTACAATTAAAGgaaatgttgtattttgttttcccCTTCAGTTTATTATGTATGTTGCCATAGTGTTCATAATAACTATTTAAATGACTGCATGATATTGCAGTAGGTGGCTATACCATTGTTTAGTCATCCCCAACTGTGGAGATATAGTTGTTTTGGGTTATGAAATAGATAATGTTACAAAGAGCACCTTTGTGCTTAAAGTGCCCCCCCCGCCTTTTCAGCGACTTTCTCAATGAAATATTAGGTCAAAAAGTTTGAATTGATTAACAGTTCTTGCAGGCaacttacaaattaaaaaaattttatatctacGATGCTATAGtttgaaactttctttttttttttttttaagattttgtttatttatttgacagcgatagAGCACAGCAGtcagaacggcaggcagagggagagagagaggtcaacttcctgctgagcagggagcccgatgtagagctccattccaggactccgggatcatggcctgactgGAAGggagacgtttaaccgactgagccacccaggcaccccaatttgcAAATTTCCTTAAGGAAATTTGGACTTGCCAGTTTACAGGGTGACCAGGTATTTAGGGGCCTATCAATTTCCCAAGGCTCTCCATCACTGGGtattattgttaaaaaataataataccgtTTTGTTTGATTAGTGCAAGGTGGGGAATCATGTTGTGTTGTTGAAAGCCGTTTTCAAAATGAGTTATATTTAATGTGGCTTAATTGGCTACGCCCAACTAATTACTGACACAGACCACCTTAGTTTGGAGCAGCTAACGCAGCGAGCATTTCGTGGTCAAGCGCCCCCTAACGACCAAAAACGCCGGGAATGGGGTATGTAGTGAGTAGGGGTGCCTCGGCGCCTGCGCACTCCATTTTCCACGTTGGGGTTTATGCGATTTTTTCAGGGGCGTGGGAGCAGAGCAAAAACTAATGGGAAGACTTGACGACGCGCAGGCGCATCACAATGCCCGTGGATTCGTGGGTGCTAAGGCATGGGTGTGGGCTTCGAGGCGCAGGCGCACTGGCCGTCTGGAGGGTCGGGCGCCTGCGCAGTGGTTCGTCGTCAGGAGGCAGCCATGGCGGGTCAAGAGGATCCGGTGCAACGGGAGATTCACCAGGACTGGGCGAACCGAGAATACATTGAAGTCATCACCAGCAGCATCAAGAAAATCGCGGACTTTCTCAACTCGTTCGGTCAGCGGGCGAGCAGGGGGCGTGTGGGTGGATGGGAGGCTACTGACTTTGGCGAGGGTGCTGAAAAGCTTTGAAGGGGGCTTTCTCTGGGAGCCCTTGGCCCCTACTGGTTTTCGCGTCCCCCGGAGCCCGccttccccctctttccctgACCCTCAGTCTCCACTGGGCAGTCCCTGTGCGGTTCTCCTGTGCCATTGTGAGTTCATCGGCTTCGTTGCCATCACCCCAGATCCATTAACAGGTCCTTCCTTTTTCCAGACTCTTCGGGCACCTCCATCCGCGTCTTTTCTGCTCTGCGGTAGCCTCCCTGCTTCTTTTGTGACCCGCCTCCATTCCAGTTTCCACTTTGCACTCAAAGTGCGCCTTTCAAAAGCTGTGTCACTGCCCTTGTGTAAGTTTCTTGACAGTTCTCTTCATTTTCAGAATCTTTTAGCGCCGTACCTTTCAGTCGCCCATTTCTGCCTCCTGTTTTTGCCTGTGTTGCTGGTATCTAGCCGACAGTAGGTCTTATTTCTGCTTCTAGCAAAGTCTTTCTTAGGCATGGCCTGCTTGTGATAGTCTTCAGCTCTTTCTGCTTTGTTCCTTATCCTTCTGGAAAGCAAGCCAGTAACAAAAAAGACCCCCATCCCATCTTCTCCAAGTGTTTCTTTGACAACTGGGCACGGGTAGACTTAAGTAATCGCAAGGTGTAAGGATGACATCTAGTGATCTTTTTCCAACTAGTGTGGTTCTGTTCCACTAATTCAGCAACAAGCAATTAAGATTAAGTAGGGGAAACTgatgtattaaaaaaagatttgaaatgaattaattattTTCCAGCCAAAGGACTGATGCATCCCAAGGAGTAAGGTAACAGAATGTGAATTTTCTTAGAAAGCATCAGCAAGAGAGACCAGATCTCAGTACAGGGCTCTCTCAAGCACTCTGGAGAACACagaataaaattcatttcttgCTTTCAAAGAATTTCTATCTTGAAGATGAAATAATGATAGTTTCAGAATATCAGTTTGTATTAATCTATTTTCTTATAAAGTGTGTAAGACTGTAATCTTACTACCATGGGTTTTCTCACCAGGGAATGAGCGTGAGGGTAGTATTAATGAGAGaatagtataaatatttatgtcattGATATGTATTCACACACATAATTTGTTTTAGAGGTTGTAATAGGGAATGGTAGTCAACAAACATAGATCTCATAGTATCCTGAAATAGTTGAAGGACTATATGAGTGAAGGAGTATGGTTTAGTGAAAAAGATAGATGGATTTAGAGACAGAAGTCTGAAGTTGAGACCAGATTAATTGATTTCAGTGAACTGAAAACACTAAGAAATACTGAACCTATTTACCCTGCTATTCAGATAGTCTGGATTTCCTCAGAGGGTTTTTCTTCACCTAACTTCTGtgcaaactcttttttttctttttttaaagattttattaatttatttgacagagagagagatcacaagtagtcagagaggcaggcagagagagaggaggaagcaggctccccaccaaggagagagcccgatgcagggctcgatcccaggaccctgagatcatgacctgagccgaaggcagaggcttaacccactgagccacccaggcgcccctgtgcaaaCTCTTTTGATGTTAGTTCTCATAATGTTTCTCCTACTTTCCCGGACAGCTGAACTGTTACTGAAGGTTGTTCACAGCATTCTTTGCTTATAACATTCCTTCAGAGGAAGGGCCAGAgaagagaaaccaaaatattGCATACTAGGGGAAGGATGTAATGATGAGAAGATCACAGCTTTGAGATTTGGCTTAGTCAGGAGAGGTGGTGGAAAGTAGTTGGAAAAATCACCAACATGTAGAGTTTTAACCTTAAAAAGCAGAATTAAAAGACTTCATTTTCTGGTAGGATCTGAAATACACAGACTATCAAGTACAGTATAAAGAACATCAGTTAAATCAGTAAGCCATCTAAAATAacaagtcggggcacctgggtgggtcattcGATtaagctgctgctgcttttttttttttttaaaggttttatttatttatttgacagagagatcacaagtaggcagagaggcaggcagagagagagaggaggaagcaggctccctgcggagcagagatcccgatgtggggctggatcccaggaccctgggatcatgacccgagctgaaggcagaggctttaaccactgagccaccctggcgccccctcGATTAAGCTTCTGATTCTTGTTTCAGCTCCATCTCTGGTAGTGAactcagtgttgtgagatggagccctaatGTGGGCTCCCGCTCTGTGTGGAATCCACTTGAGATTCTTGTATCCCTCTGCCAGTCCCattcctgcctgtgctctctctctctctctctctctctctctctctaaacgaataaatctttcaaaaataaaatagcaagttAAGCCGGGgctgtttttcaaaatttaaaagtgatctagtgggggccctgggtggctcagtcgttaagtgtctgccttcagctcaggttatgatcccagggtcctgggatcgagccccacatcaggctccttgcttgtccagaagcctgcttcttccctctcccactccccctgcttgtgtgttctctttcttgctgtgtctctctctttcaaataaataaataaaatcttaaaaaaagggggggggatctAGCTTCTCTGCCCCCCACATTTGGATCTAGGTAA
The sequence above is a segment of the Meles meles chromosome 20, mMelMel3.1 paternal haplotype, whole genome shotgun sequence genome. Coding sequences within it:
- the BRK1 gene encoding protein BRICK1, producing MAGQEDPVQREIHQDWANREYIEVITSSIKKIADFLNSFDMSCRSRLATLNEKLTALERRIEYIEARVTKGETLT
- the FANCD2OS gene encoding FANCD2 opposite strand protein; translation: MAGYQLWSPWTALDESFQWLRHTTPTPSSKHPFRASPCFPHTPSDLEVQLCFQEVTLVLDSPFLETGVSPKLPCHTSELRTMNNKKGLVRKPQPVRLSGVDSVFGRVITAQPPKWTGTFRVSDKSAFCKIISRENQWPTGLKEPQIQMTVTMCKQMLRSILLLYATYKKCTFALQHSK